A genomic segment from Methanocella sp. encodes:
- a CDS encoding polyprenyl synthetase family protein, with protein MESSLKDIEAVLEKRASMINNRLSVLAYVIEPASLSEVVRYSLSQKGKRIRSTVLTLCCEAVGGELERAMAPAMAVELLHNTSLVLDDIIDMSDIRRGKATINNRWGNEMALIACDVMLSLAIREITRSDLGLTKQMIDCVANSMLRLAEGEALELEKKQFTVDDYYRIAEKKTASLFSASAESGALVGNADVKHVEALRDYGRHLGLAFQARDDILDFISNTGQMGKPAFLDLRMNRPTLVMILATNDGLPREKMLGLGRDELLAELGPFIEKAGDISKKEAGDAKRALDAIPSGLPRDRLEALCDYVVSRKK; from the coding sequence ATGGAGAGCTCCCTCAAGGACATTGAAGCCGTGCTGGAGAAGCGGGCGTCCATGATCAACAATCGGCTGAGCGTACTTGCCTATGTGATCGAGCCGGCATCGCTGTCCGAAGTGGTCAGGTACTCGCTGTCGCAGAAGGGAAAGCGCATCCGCTCGACGGTCCTCACGCTGTGCTGCGAGGCCGTGGGCGGGGAACTGGAGCGGGCGATGGCGCCTGCGATGGCGGTGGAGCTGCTCCATAACACGTCGCTCGTGCTGGACGATATCATCGATATGTCGGATATACGGCGGGGAAAAGCGACCATCAACAACCGCTGGGGGAACGAAATGGCGCTCATCGCCTGCGACGTGATGCTCTCTCTCGCTATACGCGAGATAACCCGCAGCGACCTGGGGCTCACGAAGCAGATGATCGACTGCGTTGCGAACTCGATGCTGAGGCTGGCCGAAGGGGAAGCCCTCGAGCTGGAAAAGAAGCAGTTCACGGTCGACGACTACTACCGGATCGCGGAGAAGAAGACTGCGTCGCTCTTCAGCGCGTCCGCGGAGTCCGGCGCGCTCGTCGGCAACGCGGACGTGAAGCACGTTGAAGCCCTGCGGGATTACGGCAGGCATCTAGGCCTGGCGTTCCAGGCACGGGACGATATTCTGGACTTCATCTCGAATACCGGGCAGATGGGGAAGCCAGCTTTTCTAGATCTGAGGATGAACCGGCCCACTCTGGTCATGATACTCGCCACGAACGACGGCCTGCCGAGGGAAAAAATGCTGGGGCTGGGCCGTGATGAGCTGCTCGCCGAGCTCGGTCCGTTCATTGAAAAGGCGGGCGATATCTCGAAAAAAGAAGCCGGGGACGCTAAACGTGCTCTCGATGCGATCCCTTCCGGACTGCCCCGTGACCGCCTCGAAGCGCTCTGCGACTACGTCGTGTCCAGGAAAAAGTAA
- the gatA gene encoding Asp-tRNA(Asn)/Glu-tRNA(Gln) amidotransferase subunit GatA: MALYEESVHKTFDRIKHSRLNAYITLDKENALGTAKGVDDGKIAGRLAGMTVAVKDCITTKGLLTTCGSKILSGYVPPFDAEVVARLRNEGAVITGKTNMDEFAMGTSTESSHYGPTKNPWDMTRVPGGSSGGSGAAVAGLECRMALGTDTGGSVRCPASFCGVVGIKPTYGLVSRYGVIAYANSLEQVGPMARNVSDAALLLDVIAGHDPKDSTSVPHDARYTDHLVDDVKGLTIGVPKEYFGEGTDMKVEKAVWDAIMTLNRLGADYKEVSLPHTKYALSAYYIIAMCEASSNLARFDGLRYGLRTGKDENWHATFSRIRAEGFGEEVKRRIMLGTYALSEGYYGKYYLKALKVRTLIKKDFEKAFKGVDVLAAPTMPYPAFRIGEHQDDPLSMYMADVDTVPVNLAGVPSISVPCGFAGKLPIGVQFIGGFFDEPMIIRTAHTFELNTDFQKLPEGF; this comes from the coding sequence ATGGCCCTCTACGAAGAGTCCGTCCACAAGACCTTCGACCGCATTAAGCATAGCAGGCTGAACGCCTACATCACGCTCGATAAGGAGAACGCGCTCGGAACGGCGAAGGGCGTGGACGATGGAAAGATCGCCGGGCGGCTGGCCGGCATGACGGTCGCCGTGAAGGACTGCATCACCACGAAAGGCCTGCTTACGACGTGCGGCTCGAAGATCCTGTCCGGGTACGTGCCGCCTTTTGACGCGGAAGTGGTGGCCCGCCTGAGGAACGAGGGCGCCGTCATCACGGGCAAGACTAATATGGACGAGTTCGCCATGGGGACCTCGACCGAGTCGAGCCATTATGGGCCGACGAAGAACCCCTGGGACATGACACGGGTGCCCGGCGGCTCGTCGGGCGGCAGCGGCGCCGCCGTGGCCGGGCTCGAGTGCCGTATGGCCCTCGGGACGGATACGGGCGGGTCGGTGCGATGCCCCGCGTCCTTCTGCGGCGTCGTAGGCATCAAGCCTACGTACGGCCTGGTATCCCGTTACGGCGTCATCGCTTACGCCAACTCCCTCGAGCAGGTGGGGCCGATGGCCAGGAACGTGAGCGATGCCGCACTACTTTTAGACGTCATCGCCGGCCATGACCCGAAGGACTCGACGTCCGTCCCGCACGACGCCCGCTATACCGATCATCTCGTCGACGACGTAAAAGGCCTGACCATCGGCGTCCCGAAGGAGTACTTCGGCGAAGGCACGGATATGAAAGTCGAAAAGGCCGTGTGGGACGCTATCATGACCCTCAACAGGCTGGGAGCCGACTACAAAGAAGTCTCGCTGCCCCACACGAAGTATGCCCTGTCCGCTTACTACATTATCGCGATGTGCGAGGCGTCCTCGAACCTGGCCAGGTTCGACGGCCTGCGCTACGGGCTGCGCACCGGGAAGGACGAGAACTGGCACGCCACCTTTTCGCGGATAAGGGCGGAAGGGTTCGGCGAAGAGGTCAAGCGCCGCATCATGCTGGGCACGTACGCCCTGTCGGAAGGCTACTATGGAAAATACTATTTAAAAGCCCTGAAGGTCAGGACGCTCATTAAAAAGGACTTCGAGAAGGCCTTTAAAGGCGTGGACGTCCTCGCGGCGCCCACGATGCCGTACCCGGCGTTCCGGATAGGCGAGCACCAGGACGACCCTCTCTCCATGTACATGGCCGACGTGGACACCGTGCCCGTGAACTTAGCGGGCGTGCCGTCGATATCGGTGCCGTGCGGCTTCGCCGGAAAACTGCCCATCGGCGTCCAGTTCATCGGCGGCTTCTTCGACGAGCCGATGATCATAAGGACCGCCCACACTTTCGAGCTGAACACGGATTTCCAGAAGCTGCCGGAGGGGTTCTAA
- a CDS encoding MoaD/ThiS family protein: protein MKFTVKLFEGEVSSRDVELPDGATYFDLLSFLRVNPETVVVFRDGVPVAFDEQVRPARIEVMRVVSGG, encoded by the coding sequence GTGAAGTTCACCGTAAAGCTTTTTGAAGGCGAGGTAAGCAGCCGGGACGTAGAGCTTCCCGACGGCGCGACTTACTTCGACCTTCTCTCCTTTTTAAGGGTCAACCCCGAGACGGTGGTCGTCTTCAGGGACGGCGTGCCAGTCGCGTTCGACGAGCAGGTCAGGCCGGCCCGCATAGAGGTCATGCGAGTCGTTTCTGGCGGGTGA
- the gatB gene encoding Asp-tRNA(Asn)/Glu-tRNA(Gln) amidotransferase subunit GatB — protein sequence MDGEVIIGLEVHCQLNKLNSKLFCGCSTRQQGLEPNTMTCPVCLGLPGALPVINKKAVEYSIMVGLALNCEIAEHTQFYRKNYYYPDLPRGFQITQYDWPIASNGVLTVESDGGDRVVRIRRVHMEEDPGRLVHQGSIETSKFVLVDYNRSGMPLLEVVTEPDLRSPKEARRFINKLRNILEYLDVFDGSLEGALRVDANVSLKGGARVEIKNISSYKGVERALLFEISRQQNMKRRGVKVTQETRHYDDERNCTITLRTKEQAEEYRYYPEPDLVPLSVKGWEPRLREKLPELPDARRERFKKEYGISDDHAKVITSEIRVANYYECVAGKCEPRLAATWVADYLKGELNYRDMDIKDAFDPEMMVYIMEQLKKGVITDKGAVELMRALLDEGGHPKDIILARNLAKVETDVTKAAVTEVLKENREAIGDYRAGKAQAFNYLVGMVMKKTNGRADPSEVNLLLRELLECT from the coding sequence ATGGACGGCGAAGTCATCATAGGCCTGGAGGTCCACTGCCAGCTAAATAAGCTGAACAGTAAGCTATTCTGCGGCTGCTCCACGAGGCAGCAGGGACTGGAGCCGAACACGATGACGTGCCCGGTTTGCCTGGGGCTGCCCGGGGCGCTGCCGGTAATAAATAAAAAAGCCGTGGAGTACTCCATCATGGTGGGCCTGGCGCTGAACTGCGAGATCGCGGAGCACACGCAGTTCTATCGTAAGAATTACTATTATCCCGACCTGCCCAGGGGATTCCAGATCACCCAGTACGACTGGCCGATCGCCTCGAACGGCGTCCTCACGGTCGAATCGGACGGCGGGGACCGCGTTGTCAGAATACGGCGCGTCCACATGGAAGAGGACCCCGGACGTCTCGTCCACCAGGGCTCGATCGAGACGAGCAAGTTCGTGCTCGTGGACTATAACCGGAGCGGCATGCCGCTGCTCGAAGTGGTCACGGAGCCCGACCTGCGCTCGCCGAAAGAGGCGCGGCGTTTTATCAATAAGCTGCGCAACATCTTAGAGTATCTCGACGTCTTCGACGGCTCGCTGGAAGGGGCGTTGAGGGTTGACGCGAACGTGTCGCTCAAGGGCGGCGCGCGCGTCGAGATCAAGAACATCTCATCCTACAAAGGCGTGGAGCGCGCCCTGCTGTTCGAGATATCGCGGCAGCAGAACATGAAGAGGCGCGGCGTCAAAGTGACCCAGGAGACCCGGCACTACGACGACGAGCGCAACTGCACGATCACGCTGCGTACCAAAGAGCAGGCCGAGGAATACCGCTATTACCCGGAGCCCGACCTCGTCCCGCTGTCCGTGAAGGGCTGGGAGCCGCGTCTCAGGGAAAAGCTGCCCGAGCTCCCGGACGCCCGGCGGGAACGCTTTAAGAAAGAGTACGGCATATCGGATGACCACGCGAAGGTCATTACGTCCGAAATACGGGTCGCCAATTATTATGAGTGCGTCGCAGGGAAGTGCGAGCCCCGCCTGGCCGCGACCTGGGTGGCCGATTACCTGAAGGGCGAGCTGAACTACCGGGACATGGACATCAAGGACGCCTTCGATCCCGAGATGATGGTCTACATCATGGAGCAGCTTAAAAAGGGCGTCATTACGGATAAGGGCGCCGTCGAGCTAATGCGTGCCCTGCTGGACGAGGGCGGGCACCCGAAAGATATTATACTTGCGAGAAACCTTGCTAAGGTCGAGACGGATGTAACGAAGGCCGCCGTGACCGAGGTACTGAAGGAGAACAGGGAGGCCATCGGCGATTATCGGGCCGGGAAGGCCCAGGCGTTCAACTATCTGGTCGGCATGGTCATGAAGAAGACGAACGGACGCGCCGACCCGTCTGAAGTGAACCTGTTGTTAAGGGAGTTACTCGAATGCACCTGA
- the gatC gene encoding Asp-tRNA(Asn)/Glu-tRNA(Gln) amidotransferase subunit GatC — MAISVKDVQHIASLACVELDQAQQERFAQQFNSILEYFKELDGLNTEGVEPTYHVIGLNNVFREDEVSESLPQEEALKNAPRHEKGYFKGPRIV; from the coding sequence ATGGCCATAAGCGTGAAAGACGTCCAACACATCGCGAGCCTCGCCTGCGTCGAGCTAGATCAGGCGCAGCAGGAGCGCTTCGCCCAACAGTTCAACTCCATTCTGGAATATTTCAAAGAGCTCGACGGCCTCAATACCGAGGGCGTAGAGCCGACGTACCACGTCATTGGCCTCAATAACGTTTTCAGGGAGGACGAGGTATCCGAGTCACTGCCTCAGGAAGAGGCGCTAAAGAACGCTCCCAGGCATGAGAAGGGCTACTTTAAGGGCCCGAGGATCGTGTGA
- a CDS encoding asparagine synthetase B, whose product MCGIGGFIGDDALQRTCEIMDLIKHRGPDGECIWDHGAICMGHAHLKVTGDAAQPLAFDDSAVTFNGEIYNFGDFEPGDSDTVALASILRQGISGFLKSAAAIDGEYAFAYFDGSSLALARDPVGIKPLYYGKNGQGFGFASERKALMRIGIKDIRALAPGHVYHNGEERQAVGLPPCDPVIEDESEAVKVLEDALTESIRRRRHKDAAVAFSGGVDCALIGAISGLPMCTVGLKDSYDIRAAKKSASFMGAGKRHVVYEYDEHDVEEALPRVVYAVESADPVKISIALPLFILAERARRDGYRVLLSGQGADELFGGYARHEAAAREGRLAEVLSRDLEHIAEVNLERDDAATMAHGVELRVPYLGLGVIGAAQRMVPSLKVHSDGKDYIRKYVLRKMSEKYLPREVAYAPKKAIQYGTGTQKTLERLASKRNFKGIHDHLQSLYGELLWP is encoded by the coding sequence ATGTGCGGCATTGGCGGCTTTATCGGCGATGATGCATTGCAAAGAACATGCGAGATCATGGATCTCATTAAGCACCGGGGTCCTGATGGAGAATGTATCTGGGACCATGGCGCCATATGCATGGGCCACGCCCACCTGAAGGTCACGGGAGACGCGGCGCAGCCATTAGCTTTTGACGACAGCGCGGTCACGTTTAACGGCGAGATCTACAACTTCGGCGACTTTGAGCCGGGCGATTCCGACACAGTGGCACTCGCCAGCATTCTCAGACAGGGGATCTCGGGTTTCCTGAAGTCGGCCGCGGCCATCGATGGCGAGTACGCCTTTGCGTATTTTGACGGCTCGAGCCTGGCGCTGGCGAGGGACCCGGTGGGTATCAAGCCCCTCTACTACGGGAAAAATGGGCAGGGATTTGGCTTCGCCTCGGAGAGAAAAGCGCTCATGCGCATCGGCATTAAAGACATCCGGGCCTTAGCGCCTGGACACGTATATCATAATGGCGAGGAGCGCCAGGCAGTCGGACTGCCACCCTGTGATCCGGTCATAGAAGATGAATCGGAGGCCGTAAAAGTCCTCGAGGATGCACTGACGGAGTCGATAAGGCGCCGGCGGCATAAAGATGCGGCGGTGGCGTTCTCGGGTGGCGTCGATTGCGCACTGATAGGCGCCATTTCCGGGCTTCCCATGTGCACCGTGGGCCTCAAAGATTCATATGATATCCGGGCCGCGAAGAAGTCCGCAAGCTTCATGGGTGCCGGGAAGAGGCATGTCGTCTACGAGTACGACGAGCATGACGTGGAAGAGGCGCTGCCCCGGGTCGTCTATGCGGTGGAGAGCGCCGATCCCGTGAAGATATCCATCGCTTTACCGTTATTTATTCTTGCGGAGAGGGCCCGCAGGGATGGCTATAGGGTATTATTGTCAGGGCAGGGCGCCGACGAGCTTTTCGGCGGCTACGCCCGCCACGAGGCCGCGGCAAGAGAGGGAAGGCTGGCGGAAGTGCTCTCCCGTGATCTGGAGCACATCGCGGAAGTGAACCTGGAAAGGGACGATGCGGCCACCATGGCCCACGGCGTCGAGCTGAGAGTCCCCTACCTTGGCCTGGGCGTCATAGGGGCGGCACAGCGCATGGTCCCGTCACTTAAAGTGCATTCCGACGGCAAGGATTATATACGCAAATATGTTCTTAGAAAAATGTCCGAGAAGTATCTCCCCCGGGAAGTCGCGTATGCGCCCAAGAAGGCCATACAATATGGCACAGGCACTCAAAAAACACTTGAGAGGCTGGCGTCGAAAAGAAACTTTAAGGGCATTCATGATCATCTACAGTCACTATACGGAGAACTACTATGGCCATAA
- a CDS encoding class I SAM-dependent methyltransferase yields the protein MDQAESLRKFYSGFAGKYDLFMPWEQRILRERRFFKYMLDTYNVNSVLDCFCGTGFHLAMLSEMGYDVEGIDISPDMVNKARENLKARGLEPMIALGDVKAINTKKKYDCVLSMGNSLPHEFGDDNILKALKSMHDALNPGGICIVHIENFDRLYEDRELFIPSRHRRDDTGSDIFIFAIEYYEGRVVFNILSVIERGGLPKFAVDTVEYYPIKAGRLRELINETGFGEIRCYEDFRMSPPGRDRTYDIIMVAKKDDNK from the coding sequence ATGGACCAAGCCGAAAGCTTACGCAAGTTCTACTCGGGTTTTGCTGGGAAATATGACCTGTTCATGCCATGGGAGCAGCGCATACTAAGAGAAAGGCGATTTTTTAAATATATGCTGGATACCTACAATGTCAATTCTGTGCTGGACTGCTTTTGCGGCACGGGGTTCCATCTGGCGATGCTGTCCGAGATGGGGTATGACGTGGAGGGCATCGATATTTCGCCCGATATGGTGAATAAGGCGAGGGAGAACCTGAAGGCCAGGGGTCTCGAGCCGATGATCGCTCTAGGCGACGTGAAAGCAATTAACACGAAAAAAAAGTATGACTGCGTGCTCTCGATGGGAAACTCGCTGCCGCACGAGTTCGGTGACGACAACATCCTGAAGGCGCTGAAAAGCATGCACGATGCGCTCAACCCGGGCGGGATATGCATCGTTCATATCGAGAACTTCGACCGCCTCTACGAGGACCGCGAGCTGTTCATACCATCCAGGCACCGCCGGGACGATACGGGCAGTGATATATTCATCTTCGCCATCGAATACTATGAGGGAAGGGTCGTCTTCAACATCCTCTCGGTCATCGAGCGGGGAGGCCTGCCGAAGTTCGCAGTCGACACCGTTGAATACTACCCCATCAAAGCTGGTAGGCTACGGGAACTGATAAATGAGACAGGATTCGGGGAGATAAGGTGCTACGAGGACTTCAGGATGTCGCCCCCGGGTAGGGATAGGACGTACGATATTATAATGGTGGCAAAAAAGGACGATAATAAGTAA